The nucleotide sequence GGCATGAAAGAACGCAAATGGGGTCGCATCATCCACATTTCATCCACCTTCGGATTTGTCTCCAAGGAAAAACGCAATGCTTATTCTGCAACCAAATCAGGTTTGCTGGGAATGACGCGAGCCAGTTCGATGGATGTTGGGCCTTATGGCATCACGGTAAACTGTATCGCCCCAGGGCCATTTCTGACCGATTTGCCTATGAGTTTGCTCAATGAAACAGAAAAGAAAGCATTCAGTGACCACACTTCACTGGGACGATGGGGGCAACCTGATGAACTCCAGGGCCCGATAGTGTTTCTCGCCAGCGATGCTGCAGCTTATGTCACAGGCACATGCCTGGTGGTTGATGGCGGATATCTGACTAAATAGCTTCTGATGTCGTGGGTCACGATTGTATCGTGACAGTGTTAAGCGACGTCTTAGCGTATAATCCCCCTGATGACACGTTTTAAACGTGTCCCACATTCATCGCTCTGGCGTTATCTCGATATAGTTCACTTCTGGCACCAGTTCCTGGAGTCGCCTCTCAATCCCCATGATCAGCGACATCGCGGTGCTGGGGCACGATTGGCAGGCGCCCTGCAGATGCACTTGCACCACACCATCGCTGTCCACGCCGGCCAGTTTCAATTCCAACCCGGATGCCTGCAGTGCAGGTACCAGTGAAGTGCGAAAAGCTTCTTCTACACGCTGTGATAACTCATTGGTCAGCATGATGATACCGTTCCTGTAGACCTTTTCACTATTTTATCCACCTGCTGAATGTCCCGTTGTAACTGCGATTGCAAAGCCTGAAGAGATGCAAAGGGCTGTGTATCGCGCAGACGGGCGATGAATTGTAACGTTATCGTTTTGCCGTACAGGTCGCCCTGAAAACCGAGCAGGTGGGCTTCTACTTTCCGGTGCATCACACCAAACGTAGGGTTAGGCCCGATATTGACTGCAGCCGGCCAGGCGTTGCCTTCACATTGTGCCAGGCAGGCATAGACGCCATCGCGAGGAATCAGCGTCTGGATGTTGGCAAGGTTACCGGTAGGAAAGCCAATCTTACTGCCTCGATGATCTCCGTGAACTACCGTGCCATACAGAGAATAGGTGCGTGCCAGTGCTTGATTAGCGACTGGTATATTTCCCTGCTTCAGCGCCTGCCGGATCACGGAACTCGATATTTTGGTTCCATCCTGATAGATGTCATCCACGATATCCAAAGGCACTTTTATATTGTTGCACCATTTTTCAAGGTGCTCAACGGCGCCCTGTCGATCTTTCCCGAAACAGAAATTCCGACCTTCCACCATGCCACGAATCTGCAGTTGCAAAACCAGTAACTCGTTCCAGAAACCCCAGGCGGAGAGTTCAAGCAGGTGCGGGGAGGTCTTAAGAACCAGAATCGACTCGATGTTAAATTGCCTTATTAACTGGATGCGTTCATCGAGTGTAGTTAGTTGTTCCAGTGAATAATCAGGCTTCAGTACTTTGATAGGCGGCGGATCAAACGTTATCACCATGCCAGGCAACTGCATCAACTTCTGCCGATCATTCAATCGACGCAAGAGTGCAGCATGCCCTTGATGTACTCCATCAAAATTCCCAATGGTAACTACGTGATTCTGGATAGTTTGTGGGGCAGGGCTTAAGCCATCCCAATGAATGACATTCATGCCATCATTCTAGGAAACCAGTCAGAGAATTGTTTTTCATTTTCGACTTGAATGCAAGTTGAAAGTAATTCCCGCTAATTTGCCTGTCTTGCCACGATAGGTCTATTTAAGCGTACTTTCGGTAGAATCGTTAATCTCGTTACGTCCAGCCATCCGATCAAATGACAGAGTGCCTCGCGCCGGCAGCGTTCCTGCCGTGGCAACGGTACGCGGTGCAAGGATGCCAACCATGCGGGTGAAGCCCTCACGATACCTACTTGGAGCCATCGTGCTTGCCAGCCTGCTTCAAAGTGGGTGTGGTCTGTACAAACAGCTAGGCAGCAACCTCATTGCCGATCCGCTGCATTGGGATCGCTTCTCCGACGCATGCGGCAGGCATCTGCGTGATAAACACCTGGCTGATGAAGCCTGGGATGAAATCTGCTCCCGTGATGGTGATGTCTACTCCCGTCATTACCGACGAGGCTTTTATGACGGCTTCCGCGACTACATGGACATGGGCGGAACAGGTGATCCACCAACGACTCCACCACGAACTTACTGGCGGTTGTATTACCAGAATCCCGAAGGACATGAAGCCATCCAGGACTGGTTTGCAGGGTTTAAACACGGTTCCAGTGTTGCCCAGGCCAGCGGTTTGCGCGATTATGTAACGGTACCGGTTTCGTCAGTGCCACCACGTGAAATTTTGACGGATATTGCACCACCGGGCGAACCAGAGGCGATTACCAAACCTGCGACACCACCGGCCAAGTCACAGGACAAAGTACCCGGCACCGACAAGGAAGGGCCTGTCAAGCCTCCGGTCACACCACCGAAAACTGCACAAGGAAAACCCATGCCACCACCTGCACCACCCATTATTCAGGTGGAACGCATGATTGCACCTCCTGTTCCCAACCGATCGAACCCACCGCGCTAGGGAAGTTCAGTCAGCAGGAACAGACGGTGGAGTCTGCAGATGG is from Planctomycetia bacterium and encodes:
- a CDS encoding NifU family protein, which produces MLTNELSQRVEEAFRTSLVPALQASGLELKLAGVDSDGVVQVHLQGACQSCPSTAMSLIMGIERRLQELVPEVNYIEITPER
- a CDS encoding bifunctional riboflavin kinase/FAD synthetase; translation: MNVIHWDGLSPAPQTIQNHVVTIGNFDGVHQGHAALLRRLNDRQKLMQLPGMVITFDPPPIKVLKPDYSLEQLTTLDERIQLIRQFNIESILVLKTSPHLLELSAWGFWNELLVLQLQIRGMVEGRNFCFGKDRQGAVEHLEKWCNNIKVPLDIVDDIYQDGTKISSSVIRQALKQGNIPVANQALARTYSLYGTVVHGDHRGSKIGFPTGNLANIQTLIPRDGVYACLAQCEGNAWPAAVNIGPNPTFGVMHRKVEAHLLGFQGDLYGKTITLQFIARLRDTQPFASLQALQSQLQRDIQQVDKIVKRSTGTVSSC